TAAAAGGACTTAATTAGAAATTAAGGTTTTTTCCAAGGATTTGAGGAATTTCTACGTTTTGTCTTTTTATACAACTTCAAAGAATAAgtttaaaactaatctttaaaggcatataaattagaaattaagaaatttctcacgaattttaaggatttgagggctgttttcaaaggattttaatagattcgaaaaatgttaattaagaagtatttaaattaaaaaagaaagtgatttcaggaattttaaggaggttttaaattatttaaagagatttaaacaaattcaagggatttaaaagtaaaaattttaagggaatttgaattagaaattactgttttccaaaggatttaaaggatttttaggtTATTCCAATGGATTTAAATTaggagatttccaaaattgtaaggCATATAAAAGGAAACTTTAAGgttaattaaattagaaatgaagATTTTCCAAAGGATTTGGATGTTTTGCGAAAATATTTTCAGAGAGTTTCAAAATCTTAAGGGAtttgaaaggaaattaaaattagaaattaaggttttctaaaagatttgaaagatttgaaggttttccaaaagattttaagagtttaaaggctttttcaaaggttttaaaaaattttaaggcctTTTCAAAGGATACTAAcggtttttaaaaatgtcaagggatttaaaaggaaattttaagggggtttaaattagaaattacgGTTTTCCAAaggattacaaggaattaaaaaaatggaaggcatttaaaaggaaaatttaaaggtatttaaattagaaattaaggaTTTACCAAAGgattaaacgaaatttaaaaaacttaaagggattcaaaaggaaatttcaagaatatttaaattcgcaATTAAGGTTTTCCAAGGGATTTTAGGAATCTTTAGGTTATTCCAATGGGTTTTAGGggattaagaattttgtaagggatttaaaaggatttaagttAGAAATGAAGGTTTTCCCAAataaatttaggatttttaagattttttaaaaggatttcgaaagtttcaaaggatttaaaagaaacttttaagaGGGTTTCAATGAGAAATTACGgggttttcaaaggattttaagaattttaaggttATTCAAAAGGATatcaagacattaaaaaaattgcaaagtatATAAAAGgacattttcaaggaatttccataggaaattaaagtttttctagAGCATGTTTAAAATGTTAGGgttattccaaaggattttaggagattaaacaaatgttaaggtatttaaaaggatttaagttAGAATTGAAGGGGTTtccaacaaattttaagttttttcaaaggatttcaagagttttcaaaaatatcgaCGAATTTAAAAGgcaattttaatggtttttaaattagaaatgattgggtttctaaaagattaaaaaaatttcgagggattacaaggaatttaaattataaattaaggtTGTAAAGATTTTACgagtattccaaaggattttaagggatttaaaaagagatttataGGGAAATATTTGTTGGTAAAAGAAACGcgaagaatttgaaattgtctaCACTTCCTAACCTAATCTCCTTATATTAtcttttcaataataattcttgGATAAGGAAAAAATAaccgaaatatttttagatttaggcAAAAACCTTTGAAAACGTGCAAAATTTCCTTGCAAGAAGTGTAAGAAATTTATCTCTACaacttgattttattatttgcgtcacaacgataaaattatatttaatcacCAACTAACATTCGAAAAATCCAATAGCCTCTcgctttataattaatttaacgaatttctaaataatcaaaaataaaatctgatTGCATTATATGcgaaatttttcactcaaatttccCCGCGTTGAGAggaaaaacgatttaaatttattttttgaaatattggaaaacgTACAATTTACAATGCGAAATACATACCTTTAATCttgaattattccaaaatttgaaagaaCCATAAAGGAGCAAATAGACCTCGTGGATTTTTGTTTCCCTGGTCTCGAACTTCTGATTAGTTACTAATTTTGACTATTCACTCTCGCTGTCGAAGAAACGTCCCGTGTTCGGCGTCAACTCGTGTTTTATCCACCCTGTAGTTTTTTGCCTTTTAGCCGCAAGCAAGTGAAGGAAGTTTTTTTTGAGAAAGCATCATAAACGCAAAAATGCTTCGATAGTTCTGTAATCAGGCATGAGGTGATGACGTCGTTTCGATTGGTCGATTGTTGCGAAAGACCACGAGTACGATTGATTAACATCTACGTCACAACAAGTGCACAAACGAACTTTCGGAGcgtatttatttcttatttttgttagcCTCAATTGACTCATCTTCAATCAGTATATACGTTTTGCTAACAATTCATTAGTGACTTATCAATCCATTATATTAATGACGTTTTAAGAATACTGTAAAGACTTCAAAGTGAAGATTTAAGAAACCTAACCTCTCATGAACTGTCATTTCAATGCCTTCCATCCTatccacttttttgaaaaaaaactgcgTGTTCAGAATGATTAGACATAAAAGAGAAGATAGATAAATCATTGTTCTGAGAGAACAAATTACACAATTGTTCCCTTTCTCTGTGAGGTTCTCCGAAGTTGGATATAATAAGTTGCGAACACAACCTATAAACTTTGGTACCACGAAGATAGTACTTCGTGTTTTGTACTTctggatttttttcataattttttactgatagtttttaagaaaagggtGACAGTTCTTCAAAAAGAGAAAATGGCTAACGATAACAAGACAAGGTTGTCAAAATCCATCCTGGAAATGAAAGTAAGTCGAAACGGTTGAGAAGAAAATTTTTCCTAACctatacattttgaatattccacaaaaaattttgttttcagtttATGAAGAGAACTAAAGATAAGGTAGAAAAACAGATGTATCAAGAGGAAGGCGAAGAATATTTTGGTAGTCATCTCACCCCCTACATGAAACGACAAACGTAAgtttcaattctttaatttttttattgacttcaCACTCTTCCCTATAACCCTGTTTTCTactccttttttttataaaagactgCCTCCCTTGtgtccaattattttttattcaaaatttgtctctCGGCTGAAAGTTTAAGTatgtgtagaaaattcgcctattCAGCTTAAAAATCTCccaattttgtaaaatgaactttttttgttttaaaattcaaagacctgtttgaaagttgaactactttgctaaatattaatttttttggttaatgatttatattttggttgaaaatgtaattattttgttgaaaattcgtgttttgttcggtaaaaaaataacttcattaaaaaaaaattttgaataatttatatctgattgaaactttatcctttttagttaaaaattcatcttcgtatgttaaaaataaaactatttggttaaaacttgattttttgttgtttaatatttaagttttttgggttgaaaattcatattttcttagtgtaaattttataattttgtgtaaaaatgcaactttatggttgcaaattaaactgtttttaattatgattaagctgaaaattgattcttttttcttaaaagatcttttttgggttcaaaattcacctgctttgaaTCAAAATGGATATTTcaatgttataaattcaactattcggttgagaattaattattttgcccaatattgatctatttttcaggaatttttttttttttttgcttgaaaattcatctcttgatagaaatttatttatttttggttaaaaatgaaactgtttagttgaaaatgaatttatttgttttaaaatgcatatttttgggttacaaatttcaCAGTTGGATTGCATTTTTTCTcattattgacattttttgttcaacattgattttttttgttttaaattgaaccatgtattttgctgaaaattggtcttttttagtagataattcaagtactttgttgagaattcatgcattttgttgaaaagtcgtattttttggtagaaaattaatctttttgtttgaaaaatcatctttttggttaagaattcatcattttgggtgaaaaaagaTCTCTTTGGTGTAAAATCAACTACATATtcgagttaaagattcattatatttatttatgtagtggaaaattcatcagtttggttgaaaattaatttttttatcaaacatttaattattcaatttctggtTAAATAATGAATATACTCCAATTGGATATTCCATCATTTAAGTtggatttaaattcaattattctaattaaatattcatcattttagtcgaaatttcatctttttgatcaaaaatcgactattccaattaaatatttataagtttttagttgaaaattagtttggttaaagattaattattttaactgaaaatttaatcattttattttttcgttaaaaatgtatctttattagttcaaaaatcaactatttttgttcgaaaagtcgaatatttttgattgaaagttattcttcttggttaaaaactaatcttcttattttaacattcaactattccagttaaatattcatcattttcgttgaaaattatctttttagttgaaagtacaactacttgattgaaatttgaactgttttgttaaaaattcatcaatctagTAGataattcattagtttggttgaaaattaatttaattaactataaatttaactattccatttatggttaaatattgacatttttagtccaaaattcaactttttagttgaaaaattatctttttcatttgaaaattcatgtattttaataaaaaatcgtcttttttggtttgaacattaaacttcttagttaataattcatatttttagttgaaattcaacaattccagttaaatattaatcgttttcgataaaaattaatctttttggttgactgCGAAACTTCTCTGTTTGAAAGttagtcttttgttaaaaatttatctttttattttgacaCTCAACTATTCTAGTGTaatcattttaggtgaaaattcatcagtttggttgaaaattatttatttttttaactaaaaatgtaactgtttcattgcagtttgaatattgatattttttagtacaaaattcaactatttgtttgagaaattgtctttttcatttaaaaattgagggattttgatttaaaaaatcgtcttttttggtagaaacttaatttttcttgtttgaaaattaaacttcttgtttaaaagttcatctttttgtttaaagtataacaatttcaattaaatgtttataattttcaaggaaaattctttttttttggttggaaataaaactgctttgtagaaatttaaattctttgataaaaagttcgtctgtttggtttgaaattgatgtatatcagttgaagattcagccttgtagttaaaaattcatcacattcgttaaaaatctacttttttttggttgaatattagtctctttaaaaaatcaaaatcataaaaCTTGCTTGTTTTCAtcagaaattgtataatttctaataaatacaTCTCTGATTTACAAtgccctatttttattttataaatttcagaggCCAGTTCATTATAGAGCCAAGTTACGTTTTCTGCGAGAAATTGATCGAAGGACGATTGAGTTTCCAGGGTATGAATCCCGAAATTGAGAGGCTCATGGAACTCGAAGAGTTAGCAAAAAAAGGAAAACGCGGGAAACACGAAAATGACAATGAGGCTGAAATCTCAGACTCTGAAATGGCTAATAGGTGGTCCaagaacaaaaaagtaaaaatcgaAGGTCATCACACGAAATCCTATAATAAAAAATGGGAGAGACAACCGGACGTGGAACCTTTgcccaaaaaacaaaaattcttgaaaCCCGAGGATTAATTAATTCCTAGTTTTAGGAAAACTTGAGTTAATTTTAAGTCAGtgacatttttttcgacattGTAAATAATAATCTATTCTTAATATTTTGCCGAGGCAAAAAGTATTTCGCTTTTAAGTTTCAAGGTATGGAGTAAGCGATTAAAACTGAAGATTAAATGGAatatttcgattaatttatttttcaatccctTTACAAATTTCAATCCCCCAGTTTACTTTGTATGTATTCTAATTAAGATTCAATTGCACCCTTGCCTTAAATTATactataaatatataaatctgATATCATAATTCAAATAAGTATATTTGAATTCGTTTTATAAATTCTCGAAGgctaaatagataaaaaaaagtattttattgaagaaaactgataattattaATCAGTCGAAATCGGAATAGGCTCGTCAAAGTTTATactaattaacccttaaacggccaaaacgccactaccgggacactgctttttaacggccaataactaagactattcgacactagaaaaaattgagacacatatatttttattgcttaagatctcctctttccgacggtgccaatgaaattcctcaaaaaatttatttattatcccaaaatgcagtttaaacaaaaaaaaacgtgatttttcgtgcctatttttttttgtgaaccattttccaaagcttttcgagtctgtaattaacctggaatctcactaaccggtggagcaaatgtctaaactttgagaatccatggttcaaagatcgatttttcgttttagtattttcaaaatggcgtcttaatatcaaaatttttgtgaaaacattcatgaatttttttacaataaacgatgcgcttttcggaaaaatcattaagaataaaaagttcttgtaattagCCAAGGAatatgcctgaattttttcgaagcgttttgagcaaaattttggattttgcatatgaacaattttttcaaaattcaaaattttgctcaaaacgctccggaaaaattcaNNNNNNNNNNNNNNNNNNNNNNNNNNNNNNNNNNNNNNNNNNNNNNNNNNNNNNNNNNNNNNNNNNNNNNNNNNNNNNNNN
This DNA window, taken from Belonocnema kinseyi isolate 2016_QV_RU_SX_M_011 chromosome 9, B_treatae_v1, whole genome shotgun sequence, encodes the following:
- the LOC117179302 gene encoding M-phase phosphoprotein 6, which encodes MANDNKTRLSKSILEMKFMKRTKDKVEKQMYQEEGEEYFGSHLTPYMKRQTGQFIIEPSYVFCEKLIEGRLSFQGMNPEIERLMELEELAKKGKRGKHENDNEAEISDSEMANRWSKNKKVKIEGHHTKSYNKKWERQPDVEPLPKKQKFLKPED